From Rhinoraja longicauda isolate Sanriku21f chromosome 30, sRhiLon1.1, whole genome shotgun sequence, a single genomic window includes:
- the LOC144608109 gene encoding actin-1-like isoform X2 has translation MDNSAVIIDNGSGICKAGIAGDNAPRSVITSIVGRPKAKATMLGAGHKEYYIGEEAQAKRGVLSLKYPIKHGIVTSWDDMEKIWRHVYDCELRLKSHERPVLLTEAPLNPLQNRETMTEMMFESFKVPAMYVAVQAVLALYASGRTTGLVVDSGDGVTHTVPIYEGYCLPHAVYRFDLAGRDITQYFVRILMEVGHSFISSAEREIVKDMKEKLCYVAIDPQLEMRKRREDIQKEYKLPDGNVIQIQSQLFRAPEILFSPACMGFECPGVHRLVFKSILKCDIDLRKCLHSNVLLSGGSTLFSGLDERMLKELQLLAPAGVPVKVIAPPERKYSVWIGASILTCLTSFQEMWITASEYLEMGSCVVHRKCF, from the coding sequence ATGGATAACTCCGCTGTGATCATAGACAACGGCTCGGGTATCTGCAAAGCGGGGATAGCCGGGGACAACGCCCCAAGGTCAGTCATTACATCCATCGTAGGACGTCCCAAAGCCAAGGCGACCATGCTTGGTGCTGGTCACAAGGAGTACTATATAGGAGAAGAAGCTCAAGCTAAGAGAGGAGTATTGAGTTTAAAATACCCAATAAAACATGGCATAGTGACTTCCTGGGACGATATGGAAAAGATCTGGCGACATGTATATGATTGCGAACTCCGTTTAAAATCACACGAGCGACCAGTGCTGTTGACTGAAGCCCCTCTGAATCCCTTGCAAAACCGAGAAACAATGACCGAGATGATGTTTGAAAGTTTCAAAGTGCCTGCAATGTATGTAGCTGTCCAGGCGGTTCTAGCTTTGTACGCTTCAGGGCGAACAACTGGCCTGGTCGTGGATAGTGGTGATGGCGTGACTCACACAGTACCCATTTACGAAGGTTACTGCCTCCCTCACGCTGTCTATAGATTTGATTTAGCTGGTAGAGATATTACCCAATATTTCGTCAGGATTTTGATGGAAGTTGGACATTCCTTTATTTCTTCTGCTGAGAGGGAGATCGTGAAGGACATGAAGGAGAAGCTATGCTACGTGGCTATTGACCCACAATTGGAAATGAGGAAACGGCGTGAAGATATCCAGAAGGAGTACAAGCTGCCTGATGGAAATGTGATACAGATCCAAAGCCAGCTTTTCAGAGCCCCGGAGATACTTTTTTCTCCAGCTTGCATGGGTTTCGAATGTCCGGGTGTGCACAGACTGGTCTTCAAGAGCATTTTAAAATGTGATATCGACTTGCGGAAGTGTCTCCATTCAAACGTGCTACTCTCGGGGGGCTCCACGCTCTTTTCAGGTCTGGATGAAAGGATGTTAAAGGAGTTGCAGTTGTTGGCTCCTGCTGGAGTGCCGGTAAAAGTCATAGCCCCTCCGGAGAGAAAATATTCTGTTTGGATTGGAGCGTCCATCCTGACATGCTTGACTTCCTTTCAGGAAATGTGGATTACAGCTAGCGAGTACCTGGAGATGGGATCGTGTGTTGTTCACAGAAAATGCTTCTAG
- the LOC144608109 gene encoding actin-1-like isoform X1 → MDNSAVIIDNGSGICKAGIAGDNAPRSVITSIVGRPKAKATMLGAGHKEYYIGEEAQAKRGVLSLKYPIKHGIVTSWDDMEKIWRHVYDCELRLKSHERPVLLTEAPLNPLQNRETMTEMMFESFKVPAMYVAVQAVLALYASGRTTGLVVDSGDGVTHTVPIYEGYCLPHAVYRFDLAGRDITQYFVRILMEVGHSFISSGFECPGVHRLVFKSILKCDIDLRKCLHSNVLLSGGSTLFSGLDERMLKELQLLAPAGVPVKVIAPPERKYSVWIGASILTCLTSFQEMWITASEYLEMGSCVVHRKCF, encoded by the exons ATGGATAACTCCGCTGTGATCATAGACAACGGCTCGGGTATCTGCAAAGCGGGGATAGCCGGGGACAACGCCCCAAGGTCAGTCATTACATCCATCGTAGGACGTCCCAAAGCCAAGGCGACCATGCTTGGTGCTGGTCACAAGGAGTACTATATAGGAGAAGAAGCTCAAGCTAAGAGAGGAGTATTGAGTTTAAAATACCCAATAAAACATGGCATAGTGACTTCCTGGGACGATATGGAAAAGATCTGGCGACATGTATATGATTGCGAACTCCGTTTAAAATCACACGAGCGACCAGTGCTGTTGACTGAAGCCCCTCTGAATCCCTTGCAAAACCGAGAAACAATGACCGAGATGATGTTTGAAAGTTTCAAAGTGCCTGCAATGTATGTAGCTGTCCAGGCGGTTCTAGCTTTGTACGCTTCAGGGCGAACAACTGGCCTGGTCGTGGATAGTGGTGATGGCGTGACTCACACAGTACCCATTTACGAAGGTTACTGCCTCCCTCACGCTGTCTATAGATTTGATTTAGCTGGTAGAGATATTACCCAATATTTCGTCAGGATTTTGATGGAAGTTGGACATTCCTTTATTTCTTC GGGTTTCGAATGTCCGGGTGTGCACAGACTGGTCTTCAAGAGCATTTTAAAATGTGATATCGACTTGCGGAAGTGTCTCCATTCAAACGTGCTACTCTCGGGGGGCTCCACGCTCTTTTCAGGTCTGGATGAAAGGATGTTAAAGGAGTTGCAGTTGTTGGCTCCTGCTGGAGTGCCGGTAAAAGTCATAGCCCCTCCGGAGAGAAAATATTCTGTTTGGATTGGAGCGTCCATCCTGACATGCTTGACTTCCTTTCAGGAAATGTGGATTACAGCTAGCGAGTACCTGGAGATGGGATCGTGTGTTGTTCACAGAAAATGCTTCTAG